A window of the Podospora bellae-mahoneyi strain CBS 112042 chromosome 6, whole genome shotgun sequence genome harbors these coding sequences:
- the SEC11 gene encoding Signal peptidase complex catalytic subunit (COG:U; MEROPS:MER0000602; EggNog:ENOG503P0U2) — MLSALGNPRQAAAQLMNFGLILSTAFMMWKGLSVISDSPSPIVVVLSGSMEPAFQRGDLLLLWNRNLFTETSVGEVVVYNVRDKDIPIVHRVISKFGTGPTAKLLTKGDNNDSDDTKLYAPGQNYLVREDIIGCVAPT, encoded by the exons ATGTTATCAGCCTTAGGAAACCCGCGGCAGGCCGCCGCCCAGCTCATGAACTTTGGCCTGATACTGTCCACGGCTTTTATG ATGTGGAAAGGTCTCTCCGTCATCAGCGATTCCCCCTCTCcgatcgtcgtcgtcctctccGGCAGCATGGAGCCTGCCTTCCAAAGAGGAGACCTGCTTCTGCTCTGGAACCGAAATCTGTTTACCGAAACGAGCgtgggcgaggtggtggtgtataaCGTGAGGGATAAAGATATCCCAATCGTGCACAGGGTTATCAGCAAGTTTGGCACTGG GCCGACTGCAAAGCTCTTGACCAAGGGAGACAACAACGATTCCGACGACACAAAGCTCTACGCCCCTGGGCAAAACTACCTGGTTAGAGAAGATATTATTGGGTGCGTTGCTCCTACTTAG